The genomic segment CCAGGGCAGCGCTCTCCTCCTGGGCCTCCACCCCCACCAGACGCAGGCCGGGGAAGCGCCAGAGCAGCAGCAGCCCCACCGAGCCGACCCCGCACCCCAGGTCCAGACCGGCCTGGGGCGGCTTGTGCCCTCGGAGCACCGCGCGCGCGGCGTACCAGGCCGTGAGGAGGTCGTCGGTAGAGTAGCGGTGTCCGCTTCGAAGCTGGAAGATCCGCCAGTGCCCGCTCAGGCAGTCCAGGGTCTCGCCGGGACCCGGCACGGCCCCGGCATCGCCGGCCCCCGGGGGAACGGGGCCGGGGGGCACCCACCCGGCGGGCCTCCTACGCATGAAACCCATCGAGCCCCACGAACCCGAGAGCATACAAGGGCCGCGCCAGATCCCCCGCCCCCCGGAAGGGTACGGGAGTCATCCCCACGGTGGCGGCAGGTCCTTCCATGGGCCCAGGGTACGGCGGGGCCGGAGGCGAGGGCAAGAGCCCCTTGCGTGCCCTGGCCCGCCGCCCTGTTCCCAGCGAGGCTTGCGCCTCGGACCACCGAGACGGGACCATCCCTTTCGCTGTCCGCCGATCGAGATCGAAATCGCGTTCGAAGGCGGGGGCGATTTCGATACCGATACCGATAGCGATACCGATTTCGATGTGGACTGTGCGTGCTGCACCCCGGGGCCCCTTGCCGTCCCTCGGAGTACCATCTGCACACCGGACTCCTGGTTCAGGATCCCGGGTCCCCGAGGATCCCCGAGCCGGACTCCCGCCGGTTCCGGTGCGGCGGCGCCGCGAGGGGGGTCGAACCGGGAGCTCGGATCGGTTAGTATGCCAGCGACTCCCACGAGGGAGGTTCCCATGAAGAACGGCGGACGGTGTCCCTGCGGGAGAGTGCACCCTTCCCCGGCCGAGCAGGGGCTTTGCCGGCGCCGGGCGGCCTGCCGCGAGGCCGGGAGGGCGTTGACGTTCTGCCTGGTCTTCGCCGAGGAGTGCCGGGAACGGGGGGTCCGTCCTCCCCGGGTGCGCCTGGCCGAGCCCCCCGCCGCCCTGGCCCTGCCCGGCAGGAAGCCCAACCCCTGGCGGGAGTCCCTGGTGTGGTTCGGCGGCAGCGCGGCGGAGGATCTCCTCTTCGGAGAGCGGCTCCAGCCCGGGCCCCACTCCCAGGAGGACTGGCGACGCGCGGAGCGGTGCCTGCGGTCGATCGGCCGGTATGAGCTGGCCCGCGACGCCTTTCTCGTGGTTCGGGATCTGTTGGAGCACCATCGAAGAGCCCTGGATGCCGTCGTGCAGGCCCTGGAGATGCAGGGAGAGCTCGCCGGCGAACAGGTGTGGACCCTCGTCGAAGACAACCCGCCGCAGCGTCCCTGACGCGCGGTGCAGAGAAAGGAGAGCCCCATGGGCGCAGAGGACCAGCCAGAGCAGCTCGAGATTCGGGTGGATCGCGGCAACCTGTTTCGCGAAGAGACCTTTACCGACCTCAAGGTTGCGTCGATTCGGCGGCTCACGCCGGTACTCCCCGACGGCTCCCCGGACCTGGGCCGCAAGGCGGCGTTCTTGGGGGAAAGCCAGCTCATGTCGCCCGCCGGGCCGATTCCCATCCAGTGCCCGATCGAAGCCGCGACCCTGGAGGAGGCCATCGACCGGTTTCCCCAAGCCCTGAGCCGCGCCGTGGAGGAGATGCTGTCGGCCGCGGAGGAGCTGCGGCGCCAGGAGATGACCCGTATCGTCATCCCTGGCCGCGAGGCGGGGAGCCGCCTGAAGCTGTAGGCGACGGGTTTTCGGTCCTTGGTTTTTCACGACCTCGTTTTCGGAGACGTGTGACGGCATGGCGCGAAGCGGCTTTCGGATCTGGCCCCTGTTCCTCGTCTTCTTTCTCGCGGCGGCCGGCGCTGGGGGGTATCTCGCGTGGCGCCAGAAGGCCCCGGGGCCCGCGGCGCACTTCCTCCCTGTGCCGCGGTACCTGGGCAAGGCGACCCCCCTGGCGCTGGAGCTCCGGGCGGCCCGCGGCGGTCTGGCAGGCGTTGAGGTACGGATCGTCCAGGGCGGAGCCGACGCGGTCGTCTTCTCCCGAACCTTCCCGGGAGCGCCCTTCGATCAGCGGGTGGAGTTTCGCGTGGAGCCCGCCGCCCTCGGGCTCAAGGAAGGAGAGGCGGTCCTCCGAGTGTTCGCGTGGGATGCCTTCTGGAGGCCCCTGGCCCGGGACGGGCTCGCCCTCGCCCAGCCGGTCACGGTGGACACGACTCCGCCCCCCCTGGAGGTGCTCTCCTTTACGCGGTACCTGGACCAGGGAGGGAGCGGCGTGGCGGTGCTGCGCGCGCCGGATGCTTCATGGGCGGGTGTGGCCGCGGGCGGCCTGGAGCAGCCGGCCTTCCCCGTGGAAGGAGCCCCGCCCGGCGTGCTGGTGGCGCTCTTCGCCCTACCCTGGAACCAACCGGCCCCCTTCCCGCTGACCGCGGTCGCCCGGGACGAAGCCGGCAACACCGCGACCCGGGCCATCGCGGCCGAGATCCGCCCCAAACGCTTCCCCACCGACACCATCGAGCTTCGGGCCGACTTCATGTCTCGGGCGGTGGCCGAGCTCCTGCCCCAGCGCAACGTCTCGACCCAGGAGGAGCTCCTGGAGGCGTTCCTCGTGGTGAACCGGGACCTGCGGCGCCAGGCCGCCGAGGCCACCGGCCGACTGGGACGCTCGACCCAGGCCGCAGCCCTGTGGAGCGGCGCTTTCCTGCAGCCGCCCAACACCAAGGTCTTCGCCAACTTCGCGGAGACGCGCCTGTACCGTTGGGGGGGCAAGGAGGTGGACCGGCAGGTCCACCTGGGCTACGACCTGGCGTCGGTACAGCGCGCCCCGGTGCCCGCCGCCAACGGGGGAACGGTGGTCTTCACCGGTCCCCTCACGATCTACGGCAACACTGTGGTGCTCGACCACGGCCTGGGGCTCCAGACCCTGTATGGCCACCTCTCGTCCATCGACGTCCAGGAGGGGAGCCGGGTGCAGAAGGCGCAGGTGCTGGGCCGCACCGGCACCACCGGCCTCGCCGTGGGGGACCACCTCCACTACGAGGTGCTCCTCCACGGCCAGCCCGTCACGCCGGTGGAGTGGTGGGACGGCAAGTGGATCCGGGACCGGGTCGCCGGCCCCCTGCGCGACGCCGGGCTGGGGCACCTGGTGGAGGGCTCTTGACCCCCCTTCCCGTTTGGGATTGGGGGTGGGATGGGGGCCGGTATACGGCGGGGCCGGGGGCGCAGGGGCGCACAGCGTGCGCCCGCCCCGACGGAGGACGACGGCCGCCCCCATGGCAGGCGCACGGCTGTGCGCCCCTACGGGTGACGCAACCGTACCGCCGCGTGCTTGGGCTCGACGGGCAGGAGCGACGCCAACCCACACGGATCGAAACAGGACCGACCACGCGGGCGCCCTCTCCCCAGACCCGTCTGCCGGGGGGAGAGGGGATTCAAGGTAGGGGGGCCGCTATGGGCGGAAGAGCTCCGAGAGGAACACCTTCATGTGCTCCCAGGATCTCCGGTCGGCCTTTTCCTCGTAGACCGCACCCGGCAGGGTGCCGTCGGCGGCCGGGTTGGAGAAACTGTGCTGGGCCCCCCCGTAGAAGACCATCTGCCAGTCGGCGCCTCCCCGGCGCATCTCTTCCTGGAACGCCGCGATGTCGGCCGCCGGGATGAAGGGGTCGTCGGCCCCGTGGAGCACGAGCACCTTGGGCTTCACCCCCGCCGTAGCCTCGGGCTGGGCCGTCTTGAGCCCACCGTGGAAGCTCACCACCCCCTTGACGGGCGCGCTGATCCGGGCGAGCTCCAGCACGGTGGTTCCCCCGAAGCAGTACCCCACCGCGACGACCCGATCCCGGTCCACCAGGGCATGGGCCCGCAGCTGGTCGAGCCCCGCCTGGGCCCGGGCTCGCAGCAGGGTCTGGTCCTGCCAGAACACCCCTGCCAGGTGCTGGGCCCCCTGGGCGTCGTCGGCCCGCTTGCCCTTGCCGTAGATATCGGCGGCGAACGCCACGTAGCCCATGCGGGCGAGCTGCTCGGTGCGCGAGCGGGTGTAGTCGTTGAGGCCGTACCACTCGTGGACCACGAGAATGCCCGGGCGCTTGCCGGCCAGCGCGTCATCGTAGGCCAGATAACCTTCGAGCACCTCGTCCCCGTGCCGGTACTCCACGGGGGCGGCGACCAGGGCGGAGAGGGCGGGAACGGCGAGCAGGGTCAGCAGGGCGGCACACACCAGGCGTCTCATGGCGACCTCCGAAAGGAATGGGGTTCGCGCCAGGGTAGCGCACGCCCCCGGGAGGGCAAGGAAGGCTCGGCAGCGGCATTTCGCCTCCCGCTTCACGCCTCACGCTTGGTGTGGTGTTCTGGTTCATGCCGCTGTGCGAAAACACTGGGACCTATGGGACGCATGGGACCTATGGGAAAAACCCCGTCACCCTTCACTCGTCACCCGTCACGCTTCACCTCAACCCAAACAGGCGCAGCGCAAACTCGGGGTTCGAGGCGAAGTGCAGGTGCACGTACCCGCCCAGGGTCGCCCCCAGGGCGTACCCCTCGGGGGGCAGCTCTTCCCCCCGGGCAGTCCGCACCAGGTAGACCCGGGGAACTGCGGCGGGCATGTCCTCCACGTGGGAGTAGTGAAACTCGTGGCCCCGGGCCCGCTGCCCCTCCAGTGCAGGAACGCCTCGCACCTCGATCTCCCGATATCCCAGGCGGAAGCGCTCGCCCCGCATCCGGGCCACGGTCGGGAAGATCCCCGCCATGGGATGGCGCCGTCCCTCCAGATCCACCAATCCCTCGCACAGGGCCATGAAGCCCCCGCACTCGGCGTAGATGGGGACCCCCCGACAGTGGAGCTCCCGTGCCCCGCTCCGAAACGCCTCGTTGCCGCCCAGGGCCTTCGCCCGGAGCTCCGGGTACCCGCCCCCCAGGTAGAGCCCGTCGAGACCCGGGGGCACGCCGTCGCCTTCGGCGGGCCGAAACCACACCAGCTCCGCCCCCCCATCGGCCAGGAGGGCGAGGTTCTCCTCATAGTAGAAGCAAAATGCGGCGTCCCGGGCCACCCCGATCCGCCTGGGAGCCCGGGGTCGGGGGCGTGGAGCCGGGCGTTCGCCGACCTGGGGCGCGCACGTTGCCCCCGTGGCGTCGAGGAGCGCCCCGAGGTCCAGGTGGTCCTCCGCGAGGCGGGCCAGGCGCGCCTCCATGTCCGGGGGGAGGTCGGCGTCCTCGGGGGTCACGAGGCCCAGGTGCCTCTCGGGCAGCGCAGCGGACTCCTCCCGGGGCACCGCCCCGAAGGAGCGGGGCAGGCCCCGGTCCTCCAGGGCGTCGTCGAGGATGCGGCGGTGGGAAGGGCTCCCCACCCGGTTCCAGATCACCCCGGCCAGGCGTACCCGAGGGTCGAAGCTGGCAAACCCGTGGACCAGAGCGGCCGCGCTCCGGGCCATGGCCCGAGCGTCCACCACCAGCACGACCGGGAGGCCCAGCAGGGCAGCCAGGTCGGCGCTGGAACCGTCGGGCCGGCGGCCGTCCACGCCGTCGAAGAGTCCCATGACCCCCTCCACCACGGCCACGTCGGCCGTGCAGGCGGCCCGGGCGAAGATGCTCCGGTTGGCTTCCGGGGGGATCATCCACGTGTCCAGGTTGTGGGACGGCCGGCCGCACAGCCTGCGGTGGTGGGATGGATCGAGGTAGTCGGGGCCTACCTTGAAGGGCTGCACCGCGAGCCCGCGGCGCCCCAGGGCCGCCAGCAGCGCCAGCGTCACGGTGGTCTTGCCTGCGCCCGAGTGGGGCGCCGCCACCAGGAAGGCGCTCCTCATCGGTCGTAGCGGATGGAAAAGGCGCCCTCCCCCACGGGCTCCTCCCAGATGACGTCGCAGTGATCCACCCGGGCTCCCGGCGGGCCGGTGCGGCACCAGGCAACGGCCTCCTCGACCCGCTCCCGGGGCCCCTCGAACACCGCCTCCACCCCCCCGTCCACCAGGTTGCGGACCCACCCGGCAAGCCCCAGGCCTCGGGCGACGTCCCGAGTGGACGCCCGAAACCACACCCCCTGGACGAGTCCGTCCACCATCACCCGCGCCCGCACGGCGTTCACGGAAGGCCCTCCCCCCAGCGCTCCGTCACCAGGGGCATCTCGGCGGCGAGGGCGCCGAGGACTCCTTCCAGCTCGCTGCGCAGCCCGGCGCTCGTCAGAAGGCGCACCCGGCCCAGACCGCCCGGAAGGGTCGTGGCGACACAAAGCCCCTCGTAGGCTTCCAGCGTGTAGCGCAGGCGCACGAGGTCCGGCACCGGCACGCGGCAGACCACCCACACCTCCCCCGCGTCCGGGGCCATGGGTCCCTCCTTTCCCGCCTGCAAGGGCAAGCCGCGTGTCTACCACACGGCACACCGCACCACAAGGAAGGCGTGCGTCCAGGAACCACCCGCTTTCTTCGGACCACCCGGGGCCGCGGTCCGGGCCGCGGGTGGTCCTCTTCGGGCGGCCCCTGGTATCCTATCCCCTCGTCGCCCGGGCACACGAAGGGATCTCGACGCGAAAGGAGGATCGAGTGGGCGAGCAACAGCACCCCCAGGCTCGGGAATCCGGCAACCCGCAAGGGCGCGCCCTGGTGCTGGTCCACGGGGCCGGGGGCGACCGGAAGCTGTGGGGAACCGTGGACCGCCGATTGCGCGCCGCGGGAATCCCGAGCCTGGCCCTCGATCTGCCCGGCCACGGCCGGGCGCCGGGGCCGGGGCGCGACTCGGTGGGTGCCTATGCGGACTTCCTGGAGACCGCCCTGGGCCAGGGGGGGATCGGCGAGTACGCAGTGGCCGGGCACTCCCTGGGAGGAGCCGTCGCCCTGACCCTTGCGGTGCGAGAGCCCCCTGGTCTACGGGGGATCGCGGCGGTCTCCACCGGCGCCCGCCTCCCCGTGGACCCCAGGATCCTCAAGGGGACGCTCGCCGCGTTTTCGTGCACCGTGGAGAACCTGGCTCGGTTCTGCTTCGCCCGGGGCACCGCCGAGGAGCTGCTGCGCGAGGCGGCCCGCACCATGGCCGCTCCCGGACCGGAGGTGGTGCACGGCGACTTCGTGGCCTGCGCCAACTACGGGCTCTCGGACCGGGAGCTGGCGGGCATCGGGGTGCCGGCCGAGGTGGTATGCGGCGACATCGACGTGCTCACCCCGCTCCCCCTCTCCCAGGAGTTGGCCGCCAAGATCCCCGGAGCCCAGCTCACCCGCATCCCGGGCTGCGGACACATGCCGCTCCTGGAAGCGCCCGAAGCCCTCGCGGACGCCCTCGCACGCCTGTGGTACCGCTGCTTCGGGGAG from the Thermodesulfobacteriota bacterium genome contains:
- a CDS encoding M23 family metallopeptidase, with amino-acid sequence MARSGFRIWPLFLVFFLAAAGAGGYLAWRQKAPGPAAHFLPVPRYLGKATPLALELRAARGGLAGVEVRIVQGGADAVVFSRTFPGAPFDQRVEFRVEPAALGLKEGEAVLRVFAWDAFWRPLARDGLALAQPVTVDTTPPPLEVLSFTRYLDQGGSGVAVLRAPDASWAGVAAGGLEQPAFPVEGAPPGVLVALFALPWNQPAPFPLTAVARDEAGNTATRAIAAEIRPKRFPTDTIELRADFMSRAVAELLPQRNVSTQEELLEAFLVVNRDLRRQAAEATGRLGRSTQAAALWSGAFLQPPNTKVFANFAETRLYRWGGKEVDRQVHLGYDLASVQRAPVPAANGGTVVFTGPLTIYGNTVVLDHGLGLQTLYGHLSSIDVQEGSRVQKAQVLGRTGTTGLAVGDHLHYEVLLHGQPVTPVEWWDGKWIRDRVAGPLRDAGLGHLVEGS
- a CDS encoding dienelactone hydrolase family protein; translation: MRRLVCAALLTLLAVPALSALVAAPVEYRHGDEVLEGYLAYDDALAGKRPGILVVHEWYGLNDYTRSRTEQLARMGYVAFAADIYGKGKRADDAQGAQHLAGVFWQDQTLLRARAQAGLDQLRAHALVDRDRVVAVGYCFGGTTVLELARISAPVKGVVSFHGGLKTAQPEATAGVKPKVLVLHGADDPFIPAADIAAFQEEMRRGGADWQMVFYGGAQHSFSNPAADGTLPGAVYEEKADRRSWEHMKVFLSELFRP
- a CDS encoding cobyrinate a,c-diamide synthase; translated protein: MAAPHSGAGKTTVTLALLAALGRRGLAVQPFKVGPDYLDPSHHRRLCGRPSHNLDTWMIPPEANRSIFARAACTADVAVVEGVMGLFDGVDGRRPDGSSADLAALLGLPVVLVVDARAMARSAAALVHGFASFDPRVRLAGVIWNRVGSPSHRRILDDALEDRGLPRSFGAVPREESAALPERHLGLVTPEDADLPPDMEARLARLAEDHLDLGALLDATGATCAPQVGERPAPRPRPRAPRRIGVARDAAFCFYYEENLALLADGGAELVWFRPAEGDGVPPGLDGLYLGGGYPELRAKALGGNEAFRSGARELHCRGVPIYAECGGFMALCEGLVDLEGRRHPMAGIFPTVARMRGERFRLGYREIEVRGVPALEGQRARGHEFHYSHVEDMPAAVPRVYLVRTARGEELPPEGYALGATLGGYVHLHFASNPEFALRLFGLR
- a CDS encoding acylphosphatase: MNAVRARVMVDGLVQGVWFRASTRDVARGLGLAGWVRNLVDGGVEAVFEGPRERVEEAVAWCRTGPPGARVDHCDVIWEEPVGEGAFSIRYDR
- a CDS encoding DUF4911 domain-containing protein; the encoded protein is MAPDAGEVWVVCRVPVPDLVRLRYTLEAYEGLCVATTLPGGLGRVRLLTSAGLRSELEGVLGALAAEMPLVTERWGEGLP
- a CDS encoding alpha/beta hydrolase, which codes for MGEQQHPQARESGNPQGRALVLVHGAGGDRKLWGTVDRRLRAAGIPSLALDLPGHGRAPGPGRDSVGAYADFLETALGQGGIGEYAVAGHSLGGAVALTLAVREPPGLRGIAAVSTGARLPVDPRILKGTLAAFSCTVENLARFCFARGTAEELLREAARTMAAPGPEVVHGDFVACANYGLSDRELAGIGVPAEVVCGDIDVLTPLPLSQELAAKIPGAQLTRIPGCGHMPLLEAPEALADALARLWYRCFGEETSP